The following are encoded together in the Clostridium sp. BJN0013 genome:
- a CDS encoding endopeptidase, with protein MGYYDSEYEKYYGSLRRKLNYSPYYRERVSNKENYFNKKGNYLVRRIIRDLIGVLVLFIFIILCKVASNPQAKSVYNYSKSIINQNYNYSKLKTQLNSININYIEDRIKNTVKELRINGEK; from the coding sequence GTGGGATATTATGATTCAGAATATGAAAAATATTATGGTTCATTAAGGAGAAAACTTAATTATTCACCTTATTATAGAGAAAGAGTATCCAATAAAGAGAATTATTTCAATAAAAAAGGAAACTATTTAGTTAGAAGAATCATAAGAGATCTAATAGGAGTATTGGTATTATTTATATTTATTATATTATGTAAAGTAGCTTCAAATCCTCAGGCTAAAAGTGTATATAATTATTCTAAGAGCATAATAAATCAAAATTATAACTATAGTAAATTAAAAACTCAATTAAATAGTATCAATATAAACTATATTGAAGATAGAATAAAAAATACAGTTAAGGAACTTAGGATTAATGGGGAAAAATAA